CAACCTGATGCCTGAGTTTGAAATCCATAGGACGGGATATCACGGGCTGATGCATGAAGACTCATGCCGTTTTGCTGGGCGGATCGCCCGTTCGGAGAATGCTAATAATCCGCCGCGTATCCTATCGGTATGCATGGAAACCCGTTCCGAAGCCACCGCGATATCCGGTAATAAACCGTTCACAGTGACTGGCGGGGCGACTCCTCTCGAAGGGCTGATGGGAGATTTTTCATGCGGCGATATGGACCCCGGGATACTCGTTAAGATCGCGGGACATTATCATTACGGGCCGGAGCAGGTGAACAAGATACTCACCGAAGAAAGCGGATTCTCCGGGATAACCGGCCGAAAAACGACTCTCCTCGAAGTGTTCGGTTCCCATTCGCAGGAGGATCTAATTGCGCAGGAAATGTTTATTTATAAACTCCTGCATGCGTGCGGTACGGGGATGGCGGCGGTCGGCGCGTTCGATTATATCGTGTTTTCCGGTAAATATAGTGAAGTAGGAGATATCATCGGTCCGTGTCTCCGGAAAAAATTGGCGCTAATCCCTGGCAGAAAAGCATCACATATCCCGCGAATACTCATCAATTCCAAAACTCTGGAGCAGGTTATCGCTGAGAAAACACGTATAATAATGAAGGAACTTCACTTTATCGAAAAGCAGGACGATGTGGTAAGCGGATATCCGGTATAAAAAAAAAGTACTTTAAAGTATTGACATTTGCAGTAATATTCATTATAATTGATAATCATTCTCATTTAGGATATTTCATGCGAAATTGCAAAGGGGATCATTCGAACTGGTGGGCGGGAAAGTTTAGGAACAGGGGTTTTAAGATCACTTCTCAACGTGAAGCGGTATTGGATGTATTAAGTAATACCGATCAGCATCTGAGTACCGAGGAAGTCTATTTCCAGCTCCATCAGAAATGTCCCGGAATAGGGCTTGCGACCGTTTATCGGACTCTTGAACTTCTGGTGAAACTCGGTATTGTTCAAAAATTCGATTTCGGCGACGGACGCGCGAGATATGAAATATTGAGTGATTCTAAGGATGAGGATCATCACCACCACCTCGTTTGCAAGAAATGCGGTACTATTATCGATTATAAGGATTTTATCAGCGATGAAATAGAGCTTCTCAATAAAACTGAGAAGGGTTTGTCGGAAAAATATAATTTCGAGATTACGGATCATGTGATCCATTTTTACGGAATATGTGAAAAATGTAAGGGCTAATTTTTTTGTATTGTATTGAGAATGATTATCATTATTAAACATATCAAGTACTTTTTTACAAGTACTACTCTACGTTTGACCCGGGGGAGTCTTAGCACCCCTATAATTCCCCCGGGTTGTTTTTAAGATTATTT
The sequence above is a segment of the Brevinematales bacterium genome. Coding sequences within it:
- a CDS encoding transcriptional repressor, with amino-acid sequence MRNCKGDHSNWWAGKFRNRGFKITSQREAVLDVLSNTDQHLSTEEVYFQLHQKCPGIGLATVYRTLELLVKLGIVQKFDFGDGRARYEILSDSKDEDHHHHLVCKKCGTIIDYKDFISDEIELLNKTEKGLSEKYNFEITDHVIHFYGICEKCKG